In Chionomys nivalis chromosome 21, mChiNiv1.1, whole genome shotgun sequence, the genomic window GACATTGCCAGCGTAACTTGCCCTCTGGGGGCAGGCAGGGAGCCATCCtctttaagtttaatttttatgcAATGCAGGGGTTGAACACAATGCTTATCAGCTGCTAAGCAATGATTTTACTCTTTCAAGTCTGCGCTGCCAGAACATGGTCAGTGTCCCACTGTGCCACTGACATCAGGGGCCTGAGCACTCTGCTGGAGGGGTCTCCTGCACACTAGGTTAGTGTTCAGAGCCCCCACCCTAATACACTGGATTCTGGTAcactttcattttcctgatgCCTGGGGCAACATAAACCATCTCCAGACATGCTAAATGTGCTCTGGGAAACAAAATTATCCACATCCCTACCAGAGAACCTCTGCAGTAGAGGGTGGCCAGGGTGGAAGGTGCTGAGGGGACAGAGTTAACTCTCCCTGGGCAGTTCATATCCAACTTATAAGCCAGCAACTGTATGCACTCTTGATGCTAGGTCAGCTGCAGTCTACCAGTGGGAAAAGTACCTGCCATAGAGCAGAGCTTCTCTGGATTATAGGAGCTGGCCGAACTGCCAAATGCTCCGTTTCTGATTTGGGGAGTCACACCATAGCTAAGTGAAATCATCTAAATTGTGGCGCTGTGTGTCCTTGGGTCGCAATGTTGCTCTATGCCTGTGGGTCAAGGTCAAAGAAAGATCACTGGGCATCAGTTAAACAACttggacaaagaaaaacatttgagcCTCAGCTTGTGGTGCAAACTGTATAACAGGATGAGACTAACAGGGGAATAAGCAAGAGGAGAGGGGCCAGCCACTTTCAGAACGAGAGGTTACCCATAACACGGTGAAAGAGACAGGAGGCCAAAGAAGAAACAacatatatgtaaaaacaaatttaCAGAGGCTAGAGATgacttaagagcactgcctgctcttccagaggacttgggttcaattcccagctcccacatggggATTCACAACCCtgtataactctagttccaggggctccaaagTCCTTCTGACCTCCGCAGATACCAGGCACTCAAGTGGTAACACAGAcaacatacaggcaaacacagaaataaaatgttttaagtgggagtggtaggacacacctttaatcccagtacttgaggcagaggcaggtggatcgctgagttcgaggccagcctggtctacagaatgagttcgggacagcaagggctatgatgagaaaccttgtctcaaaaaaaaaaaaaaaaaaaaaaaaaaaaacctttccccaggtgtggtgctgcacactcttaatcccagcactccagaggcaaaggcaggtgaatctctgtgagttcgagtccagcctggtcttccAGGCATGTCAGGGAGCAGGGAACATAAATAAAAAGCGGAAGCAATCTAGAtgaagtgcttttatttttaaaccaaacaaaacttttaatataaaagcattttaacaTACACACTGCAATCACAGTAGCATCCGTGTAGCAGCAAGGGGCCCAGGGCTTAGGTAGGGGCAGATGGAGTAGGAGTTTTTCAGGTCAGTCTGCCAAATGCCTCCCAGAATACTGTGTAGCTCATGAGAACATGTCATCAGAGTAAACCCTGATGACTCCATGACACAGGACCTCCAACAAACATACCTATTCTACCCAGGGTAATCCTCTCAGAAAGTCAGGCTCAGTCACGAGATGATAAGGTAGCTGTGACCAAAGTACCCACCAGTCCTCCTTGGCCTGGGGAGCTCACCTTTGGGAGCTCTCTAGTAGTGGTTAGACTAAATGACTAAGACACCCTGGAAGGATGTGGTGATACTGAGTCTGCCTTCTAACCAGTATTCCTTGCCTGAGACCCCAAGAACTGGAGTGGGCAGCAGTGACAGCCTCTGGCCAAAGGCTAGCCAGGCATCGCCCAACAAGCCTCAAGACAGGTGATAGAGAGCTTCTCACAGGAACTGACAGTGTAGAAGGAAAAACAACACAACGAGCATATAAGTAAGTACCTGCTTCTTAGAGGCTGGTGGGTCAGAGTGAGATGATTCTTCTGGACCTGAGGTGAGAGATTGTGGTCCATATTTTCCTGGGGATGACAAGTCTGGAGGCAGTTGGTGACCCCCAAATCCTTGAGATGACCAAGCATGAGGGCCTTAGATCCCCTCCAGGTGTGCAAGGAGACTGGCCATGGTCCTACTGGGACCAGCCTGGCTCCCATCAGATGCAGTCCATGGAGTTCTCCGGGAGGAGGCCTGGGATGCAGGTAGGGAGGCCCAGGCTTTTAAGAGGAGTGCAACTGAAGGGAAGGCCGAAATCCAGACTGGGGTCCTGGTTCTCTATGACCTCCAGCCTGTCTGGGTTGTTGTCCCAGTTGATATGGAATCGGGTCACCCGGGGATTAGAAGCCAAGATGTTTCGCTGAAGCTGGAGCAAGAAGAAGAATGTCAGTCCCTAAGTGTTATCCCTAAAAGGCCAGGATTCCCTCAGACTTTGAGCCCGAAGGATGCTTGTACACTGTGGAGTAGGAACAGGGTCTTCCTTGTCCTGGTTTTGCTtggctttgttcatttgtttctgggTTGTTTTGAGAGTCTCAACTATGTAGACagggctagtctggaactcacagagagatctgcctgcttccaaatgctggggttaaaggtatgcatTACCATGCCtagcatgattttttaaaaagttttttgtgagccgggcggtggtggcgcacgcctttaatcccagcactcgggaggcagaggcaggcagatctctgtgagttcgaggccagcctggtctacaagagctagttccaggacaggctccaaaaccacagagaaaccctgtctcgaaaaaccaaaaaaaaataaaaaataaaaaaaataaaaaaaaaataaaaagttttttgtgtatgggtgtttggctacatgtatgtccatgtaccatgtgtgtgcctgatgcctttggaggccagaagagggcacagatccctcagaactggagtAAGAACCACCACGTGGGTGGCTAGATGAtatgccaccatgtgggtgctgggattgaatctGGGCTCTGAAGAACAGCaaggttcttaactgctgagccctctctctggctcacttgattttctttttttaaatatctttactGTATGAATGTCTATTGGTTCCATTTGTGCCTAATCCccatgtaggtcagaagagggcatagataccctggaactagaattaaagatggctgtggatgctaggaatcagaACCAATCAAATCAAATCttaagagtagccagtgctcttaaccactgagttctctctctaGTGGCCTCCAGCACTCCCTCCCATGCTCCCctggaaacagggtcttactatgtagcctatgTTGGTCTGGAACCCAtgcagatgaggctggcctctaatttatGAGGGCCAGGGTGGTGGGATCACAGTGCACTCCACTTCCCTAGCTCTAGCTTTGATTCTGTTAGGCTTGCCTCAAGAAAAGACTTGCTCTATCCTAGCTCTGGCTCAGATAGCTGTAAAGAACTGGCCCGTCTGAAGCAGGAGGTGCAGAGACAGGCCTTACCTGAGAAAAGTCTGGCTTTGGGGGTGGGTTCTCCCGAAGCTCTGGGTCTGGGTATTCATTGTTGACATAGTAGCCCACACGAATGAACTCTTGTCCATGGTAGGTGCAGGTGATAAGAACCACAGTCACACCCACAGCGTCCATCTCGGGGATGAGAGATGGGTTTGGGGCATCAGCCTGGGGAGACACATTCTAGGCTTTAGCACTGCCAATCAGGACACAAAGACTAACCAAAGAGCTGGGACTAGACAAACTGATCATACAGGCGACTATaaagaagagatcatgaatttggcAGCATCATTGTTCAGTATGCATAGTCCTTAGTCccagtaataataacaataataattaattcAAAACTACTGAATTTGACTAAGAGACAGGGTGTTCAGGCAAAAAGTGGTATACAGGGGACTGACTGGTCGTGTGGATACGGAGCAACCCCGGCATGCTTGGGTAAGAGCGGTGTTTAGAAAAGGAGGTCTGGTCGCAGGAAGCCAGGCAGGAGTCCTCCTGGAGAGGATAACTAAACCCAGTGACAGAGAACAGAATCACAGATCAGTGTGAGGGAGCAGTTATATTGTACAGAACCGATGCAAATGAAAACACTACACCTAAGCAATCCTAAGCACCTGCCAATGAGCATAGTAACAACGGACTGGACACGGTACCATTTAGAAGTCATAGCCCATCTTCATATTCACTGATTCTGTGTTTACAAATCTGCCAACCTGATACAACTAGAAACTGCAAATCTAACAACTGACacataaagagaaaggaaaacctagTGCTCAGGTTCCAACATGTGACCAAACCAGGGGCTACGTGGCTTTCTTCCACTTTCAATATAGAGTACAAGGACCCTTTGACTGTCTACCTACAGCTAAAATTCAGGAGTTTCATATGGTGAGCTTGGTTTCTGTCTGTCAGAATGTGAACAGCTCTGCTACACAGTCCAGCTACCACAGGATTTTCTCTCTCTTGGTCTAAAAACATAGAGCTTAGCAACCATAAATGG contains:
- the Asf1b gene encoding histone chaperone ASF1B isoform X1; its protein translation is MAKVSVLNVAVLENPSPFHSPFRFEISFECSEALSDDLEWKIIYVGSAESEEFDQILDSVLVGPVPAGRHMFIFQADAPNPSLIPEMDAVGVTVVLITCTYHGQEFIRVGYYVNNEYPDPELRENPPPKPDFSQLQRNILASNPRVTRFHINWDNNPDRLEVIENQDPSLDFGLPFSCTPLKSLGLPTCIPGLLPENSMDCI
- the Asf1b gene encoding histone chaperone ASF1B isoform X2 translates to MEGSPDLEWKIIYVGSAESEEFDQILDSVLVGPVPAGRHMFIFQADAPNPSLIPEMDAVGVTVVLITCTYHGQEFIRVGYYVNNEYPDPELRENPPPKPDFSQLQRNILASNPRVTRFHINWDNNPDRLEVIENQDPSLDFGLPFSCTPLKSLGLPTCIPGLLPENSMDCI